The nucleotide sequence TAtcttagtagtactagtactgttTTTCCTGTCTTGGAACCTTTCTGATTTCCAGAGTACGGATTTCCTTTCTCTGTTGTTTATTGAGAATGTCTGTTTTGTGGATTTCTTGGCAGGGTCGGAAATCAGACCAACTAATCCTGACTATGCTCAAGGCTACAAAATTATGTTTACAGATTGCTTCCCGTTTCTGATGGCCTCCCAGGTACATATCAGACTGCTCAGTAGTTTCTGCTGATAGATGTCCTGAGCAAGTGCTGCTCAACATAAAAGTTCAGTTGACAGTTCATGTTGAATTGCAGGGTTCATTGGATGCACTAAATGAGGTTCTGAAAGAACCTGTACCGATGAACCGCTTCAGGCCAAAGTAAGCCCGCACATCTGTGCGCTTTTATTTTATGGACAACTTACTGTTCGGTCATTAAATTATGACCGTTAGTTTGACAATTGTTGCACTTGCTTTCTTACAAAGTGATATCTTTTGGCAGCATTTTGGTGGATGGATGCCACCCATACTCAGAGGATCTATGGAAAACCATAAAAATAAACAAGTTAACATTTCAGGGTGTCAAGTTATGCAACCGCTGCAAGGTAAATATGACCCTGTTTTTTCAAATTATCAACCCATACTCTCTTAACCTTGAATAAAACTGTCTGAGAGGATACTTGGATACTTGATAACTGATGGTTCTGCCGGTTAATATTATTACTTGTACTAAATCTTTTGTGTGATCTGTTAAATCATAACTCTCTGAGTATATATAACCATTCTGCATGGATTTTTGAATCTTCCATACTCTCTTCATTTCTATCAGATACATAGAATGGTCACCAACTTAGTTTTGGCATGTGGCCTTTGTTTAGTTGAGATATAACTTTGAATCATGGAAGTGATTCTACAATGGGATGGGTGCCATGGGTAGTTTTCATTAAATGAAGAAGCCTGAGGTTATATACTTGTATGTGAAATGGAGTCTGACTTAAATTTCACATCACCATATTTTTTTGGTGTTATCTGTACATTTTACTTTGGTAATCCAATATACATGTACCGCTTGCTTAGTTTCTCTGTTACACTGATTCAGGTGCCTACCATTAACCAAGAAAATGGGATACTTGGCACTGAACCAACAGAAACTCTACTGACATTCCGGTCCGATGAAGTTCTACGTCCAAGCCACAAAAACAAACGGCAGGTAATCAATTCCTGCAACCTACTCTACTCTTGGAGTCCTGAATTATGCAATTACTAAATGCAAATGTGCTGAATCTGCAATTTCAAGTTGCTCATGAACCAGGTTCAGAACATATAGGTCACTGAGAACTCCCTGTTTTCTCGCCTTCTGCAGGTCTACTTTGGGCAAAATTTAGTCTGCAAGGAATCTCTGTCTGCAAAGGGCAAAGGAAGGATCATCAAGGTCAGCGATCCGGTTTATGTTCTTGAGAGATTCCCTTCTTCCGATGAAGCTCCAGCATGAGCAAAGGACATACTGGCAGCTGTTCAGAGACCTAGTAGTACTGTAGAATGCTGAATTTCTCGGCATCATTGTAAATTTTATGCTGCAACAAGGCTTGAGAAAATGTGTTTTATTATGTGGCAGAATAAACAGTACCATCTGGCACTGAAAACTGTTGCTCATACAATTGATATTCAGTGATCATAGTTATTCCTAATATAGCAAATTGCATATTACATAACCTTATTCAGaacaatacaaaacaaataagAAGTGACAAAGGAAAAGTTAGAAGACCCCTCTAAATAGGATCGATTGAGCCCTTTTACTCTAATAGAAAATCAGTGATCAACTGCAATAAACTCCCTTAGCAACATCATAACGGCCTGTACCTCTGAAGCCTAAAACTTTCAGAGAATGTAGAGAATCACAAGAACAGTCAGTTTCATATGCCCATCCCATGCTGGAGGAAGTATTCACTTTGTGCACAGTAAAGTTCAGATTTTACTACAGTAGCTTACACTAAAGTTGCATAATTCCAAGAATCCTGGACACGTGTCGTAAAATTTCACATACTCCtatatactagtactacaaatcATAGAGATAGGGGTCAGTATTGTAATTTCAAGAACCAATCCGACTAATAAAATGCAAAAATTGGACATGATTTTAAAAAATCGTGGTGCCACTGCATGGCAGGAGGCTTGGCATCATCAGCAAGCCATTAGCCATGGATAaggcaggcggcagcggcgaggcgccgccggagccggagccggcggcggcggcgacggtgaagtCAATCGTCGTGTACCCCATCAAATCATGCAGGGGCATCTCCGTGCCCCAGGCCGCCATCACCTCCACCGGTGCTTCTCTGCTCTGCTTACTCCCCTTTCTTGAAATTTGGGAATTTTCCTCGATTTATTTGATGATGAGCTTGGATGGGCAGGGTTGAGGTGGGATCGACCGTGGCTGGTGATGAACTCCGCAGGGAGAGCCTTCACCCAGCGAGTGGAGCCCAAGCTCGCGCTGATTGAGGTGGAGATGCCGCAAGAGGCGTTCACTGAGTGGCAGCCAACGCCTGATTCTCACATGGGTATTTCCCAATTTCATCATCTGTTTACAATCCATGTATGTTGTACCTCTATGTAGTATGTACAATTATAATGTGAACTTGATTGATTTGTTAACATGGAATACAATTGATTAATTGCTATAGGattgtgtgaaaaaaaaatgggttGCATACTGCATTGATGTGAAAAGGGGAGGTTGTAAAGTGCAGTGGTGCTACTTTGATTTATCTTTTGTGTCAGCATGATAGGTTGACTGCCAATCAATAAGATTTACTAAttctatttcttcttctttttttttttgctttctttgcTAAAATAAGCCAGTTACCTCTGCAGAAGTTTTCTTGGTTCTAAAATGTTCTTGGCAGGATGCTCAATCACACAATGTCATGCCATTTTTCTTTCATGTTCGAGTGGGTGTGCTAAGGATATCATTTTTATCTGAGGCATTGCTAATTGCAGTTATCAGAGCACCCGGATTGGATCCACTGAAGATCCCTCTTGGCGCGAAACGTGCCACAGTTGATGATGTCTCTATCTGGGAGTGGTCTGGTTCTGCGTATGATGAAGGAGATGAGGCGGCCGAATGGTTTTCCAGTTACTTTGGGAAGCCGACTCGACTCGTACGGTTTAATGAAGGTATACATTTCAAGAAATTAGGCAGACCAATCCTGACTATGCTCAAGGTTACAAAGTTCTATTTTGACTTAAAAAGGATCTGCTTTGCTTATGAAATATATATCTCTTTGTGATATTTTCAACAGCATCAGAAATTAGAGAGACCAATCCTGACTATGCTCAAGGTTACAAAGTTCTGTTTGCTGACGACTTCCCATTCCTGCTGGCCTCCCAGGTATGATTAAGCTGTTCTGTGGTTTCTGGAGAAAGGCCTTCTATGCTGTACaaaagttctttttttcttctaaacacAATACTGTAACTAGTTGACACTTGACAGTTCATATCAAACTATAGGGCTCAGTGGATGCACTAAACAGTATCCTTAAAGAACCTGTACCAATGAATCGCTTCAGACCAAAGTATGGCCATTTTTTCACAGCTTATTTCTTGGATTGTTTTGCTATATACCTACTTGCATAAATCTACCTGTCATTCTGTAATAATGCCTTTCTTTGCAAATGCTTTCTTTTGGCCAGTATTATAGTTGATGGATGTCATCCATACTCGGAGGATCTGTGGAAGACCATAAAGATAGGGAAACTGACATTTTTAGGTGTCAAGTTATGTGATCGTTGCAAGGTAAAACTGTCAGCTCTAGTGTTGTGCACTTTGGTGGCTTTAAAGTACTGGTTCCTGTCTGGAAGCAGCATGATGGaagattggaaaaaaaatgagttGTTCTGCCTCTTAGAATATTTCAGTTGTTCTCTGTATGATCTATTAACGACTATACTGTCAGTTAATTTATGTAATTGATATTTCAGTTGTTCTCTGCATGAGCATAAAGTGTGTAGTTTGCTTTTTCATAGACTCCAGATCTGCCATGTTTAACTTTGCAATGAAGTTAGCACCGACAAACTAAGGGATGATTCTGGAGTCATTCAGACAAcagttatttataaaaaaaaattatgtaaaattGCTAGAGAGTTAAACCATCAGAGTTTGTCTGTATGCTTTGCACTTCTTGAACTGCCAAGCTAGACAGCTAGTGTAGCTATACTCTTGCCTTAGTTTTTGTGTACTCTACTTCAGGTGCCTACTATTAATCAAGATAATGGGATTCCTGGTGAGGAACCAACGGAAGCTCTACAAGCACTCCGGTCTGATGAAGTGTTGCGGCCGAGCCACAAAAATAAACGCCGGGTAATTGTCATTAAACTGTCACGGATTTATCCTAGGGAGACTTGAGACTATGAGAAGCTGAGAGTAGTTTAAGTACATAAGAACTGACCATATTCATCGCCTTCTGTTTCTGTAGGTCTATTTTGGGCAAAATTTAGTCTGCAAGGAATCTCTGTCGGCAAAAGATGAAGGAAGGATCATCAAGGTCGGCGATCCAGTTTATGTTCTTGAGTCATTCCCTTCTTCAGATGAAGTTCCAGCATGAGCAAGGAGGGCACAGTGGCAACCGTTCAGAGGTTAGTAATAGGTCGATTTATGCGCGCATGGATGTAAATCTTACGCTGCAGATAAGGCTTGAGAAAGTGTGCTATGTGCCAGAATAAACATTACCATCTGGCACTGAAAAATGTTGCCCATACAGTCGATGGTTTTTCAGTGATCACTGTTGTGCAGTTACCTGTACTTTCATCAGATGTTACCTCGATTGCCTTTATGATAATTTACTAAGATGGCAAATTACATAACCTTATTCAGAACAATACAAAACAATAAGAAGTGCCCAAAAAGAAAAGTTAGAAGAATCTCTCTAAATAGGATTGATTGAGCCCTTTTACTCTATACAAAATCAGTGATCAACTGCAATAAACACCCTTAGCAACATCAGAACAAAGTACCTCTGAAGCCTGAAACTTTCAGAGGTTCCTGTCCAACATCCAAAACCCCGCATTTCTTGGTGTGATCTGATCACATCGTACTGTAATGGCAGCCACCATAACCTGTAAACAAAATCAAattacagaaaagaaaaggtcacATTAGTTACAGGCTGTTAACTAGATAATTGCTGCACCATTTGGTCACTgaaagtctgaactctgaacaatCTGAAGAAGTTCATTTTGTACTGGATTgcgtgaagaagaagaagaagaagaagaagcttaCTTGGATCCTTGGTGATGAGCATGGCGGTGCCGCCAAAGTCGCAGGTGGCGCCGTTGGACTTGGCGCGCTGCCAGTAGCTGTTGAAGGCGTAGGAGGCGTGGGCGATCATGGTGTCCGGCCGGAAGCACGGCCCCGACGGCTGGATGGAGTCGCAGTCGGCGCCGGAGCCGCACGCGTAGTCCATCGCCGGCTGGATTATCCCCTCCGGCACCGACGGCTTCGCCACGCACCACACCGCGCGCCTCCCCGGCGGCCCCCGCGACGCGTACGGCGGCGGGAACACCACCGGCGGCAGGtacccgccaccaccgccgggcGGGCCCGGCGGTGGCTCCGGCGCGTACTCCGGCGGGCTCGGTGTGATCCCCGGTGGATACGGCGCGTACACCGGCGGCTCCGGCGCGTACTCCGGTGGGCTTGGCACGTAtgacggcggctgcggcgcgtaCTGCGGTGGGCTTGGCACGTATGACGGCGGCTCCGGCGAGTACTCCGGTGGACTCGGGAAGATCCCCGGTGGATACGGCGCGTACACCGGTGGTTCTGGCGCGTACTCCGGTGGGCTAGGTTCATAGCTAGGTGGGCTAGGCTCATAGCTTGGCGGGCTGGGGACGATGTCAGGTGGGCTTGGATATGGGGTGATCTCAGGTGGGCTAGGTGTGACTTCCGGCGGGCTTGGATATGGGGTGATCTTTGGTGGGCTAGGTACAACTTCAGGTGGGCTTGGATACGGCGTGATCTCTGGCGGGCTAGGTGTGATTTCGGGTGGGCTTGGATAAGGTGTGATTTCTGGCGGGCCTGGTGTGACTTCCGGTGGGCTTGGATAAGGTGTGATTTCTGGCGGGCTGGGTGTGACTTCCGGTGGGCTTGGGTAGATTATGGGTGGCATCGGTGTAACGATCGGTGGACTAGGTGCGATTTCAGGTGGGCTTGGCACAATTTCGGGTGGACTTGGATATGGCGTGATCTCTGGTGGGCTAGGAACAATCTCAGGTGGACTAGGATATGGCGTGATTTCTGGTGGGCTAGGAACAATCTCAGGCGGGCTTGGATACGGGTTGATCTCCGGTGGGCCAGGAACAACTTCAGGTGGACTTGGATATGGCGTGATCTCCGGCGGGCTAGGAACGATTTCAGGTGGACTTGGGTACGGTGTGATCTCTGGTGGGCTAGGAACAATTTCAGGTGGGCTTGGATACGGTGCAATTTCCGGTGGACTAGGTGTGACTTCCGGTGGACTCGGGTAGACTACAGGTGGCAATGGTGTAACAGACGGTGGCGGGCTTGGGCTTATATCCGGCGGTGGAGGGTAGTagagtggcggcggtggaggagaacTGTATGTGAATGTTGGTGCCGGAATGATCGGAGGGAGGAGGCAGCTGGGTGAcatcggaggaggagggggaggagggttCGGCGGTGAGAATGCGTCGCCGTAGGGTGGAAGGATCGGTGTGCTGTAGTATGGATCAGACGACGACGAGTGGTAGTAGTAGTGATCGAGTAGTAGCTCATCTGGCCTTAACACTCTTGCTCCTGTTCAACCAACAAATCATTTGATTGTCAGCTTATAGGGGTCAAACGAATTTGATGCTTGAGAAAAAAACCTgtcaaagaagaaaacaatttgTGGCACTAGACTAGCTTACTGAAGGATATATATTCTTTTGACGGTCAGAGTATCTGAACACGACGTAGTTAAGCCTTGGTTGTGCTTAACAATGAACATGATCCAAATTTAAATCACCACAAAATACAGACAAGAATTGGGATGCAAGAAGCATGGGGAATTAGGAGCATACCACATTGTGAGAAGGAAGCGAATGCAACGAAGATGGAGAAGAAATGCAACGGACGCAGGTAGCTGCTGCCCTCCTCCATGGCAGGATACATGAACAAGCTTTGGCAAATGGCAAGAGGATTTCagtggcagcagcagctgcagcagcaaggTGTGAGGTTGTTGTTATAGCTGCCATTGCAAACCAGGGTAAATTAAAGTGGGGCCAGCTAAAAGCTACACACACTAAACAGGAGAATCCAGTGCGCCAAAGAGTGAAGCGTCAGTGATCAAAGAAGAGTGAGGAGTCGAGCGAGCTTTTGTTTAGTTTGTAAAAGCGCATGCATGGAAATGATTGGATTCCGGTGATTTTGATGTTTTGGATTCGCCTATCCTTTTCTCCTTTTGCAGTTTAGGCACATATGCTTGCTTGCTGCCCAGATAAACGGAGACGCTATTGCCCTCTTTGGCcctttattttctttatttccttctcttttcatGACATTTGCTTGGGACACACTCAAAGATTAGATTAGACCTCCAGCATTTGGGGCCTACACGCTATTCAAAAATATGTAACCATGTTTATCAACACAGGTATGCTTTAACATTCTTGTGAATGGCATAATAACACTATAGGTGGGCTTTAAAATTCTTCTGAAAGGCATAAGTTAACCGGCAAGATTGAAGTAGAGGATAATCAGATCAGTACCACTGCAGCACAGAGATTTCCCAATGTGACATTGTTTAGCATCAATAccaataaattattattagtagGCGCTCATGTGCCATCAAATTAATGAATACACATCATGCCTCTGAAACTGATTCTGCTAATTCATGATGAGATTTCCAGAGTtgacaacaaatcacattttCTTCAGGCGACAATGGGAAAATGGGTTCTAGACTAACATCTTCACTCGGGTGGAAAGATACATTCAAAGCTTTCCAAGTCAGAACAACATATTCCTTTGACTGCACACAGTACCTCCAGTCACTAGCTAAACAAATGGAGAACAGGAATCGGGGAATCACCGACTGTAGGCGCTACTCCTATGCTCGCCCAGATAGGCGAATATGTCAGTGAATTGCATAGGGGCAATTTACGAGACATGTGTTCAATTTGTTTTACAGGGCCATGCGTCCAGCAAGCCGACTTTCTGATATTCTTCGATCAATTGCTGCATCAACTGAGTTCATCTGTTCACACATTGTGGGAGAAGAGAGACGGTGTTAGATATGATTGGCATGattaagaacaaaaaaaaaaagcagttaATCTCTTCTCTTTGAACATAAGTACCAGGCTCACGGGCCAAAATGAAAGCTGACCTGGAACCAAATTCTTGGCACAATCTCGACCAAAATTAAGTTACAATAAATGTTACGGTATTGGCAGAAGCTCAGCCACCTAGTTCTTGTTACAAACCCATATTTGCATGTGGTGAATCGTAATCAATAAAATAATGATGCTCAATTGAAATCAATACATACATATTTGTGAACTGTCCAGGGCTTGGCCGATAACCCTCAAGTCAATTAGCACCATGAGATTTGTCAGATTGTAAAAAACTTACTAGCAGGTAGAACAATGTAAATACCTACTTGGAACTCCTGACGTGCACGACATCAGCAAGAAATCACCAAGGATATGCCATGAAAATGCAAGGTAGAATATAATAGGAAACATCTCAGTGTGCAACTACCAGTGGAAAATATTTCCTATTCCCACACACATTAGATAACTTGATATCTAATGTTCAGGAAAAGCCTAAAATTGACAAACTTAACATCCCACTTATCAAAGTTCACAATTAAGTATGTTCTTAGTGAAGTATCCCTAACATTCAGCACATACACGACTGGATTTGTGCCTTCTACCTAATGAGAATAACATAGTGAAGTATCAAAGATGCGCAAGATTCCTTTTTTAGTTGATCAGCAGCACGCAAAGTACAGATTTTGAAGGTGGAAAGCATATGATGGATTTGTCATCACTAGACAAGAGATGCCAGAAAACATAGGGAAATAGCGAAGGACTGGATATAAACTCTCAATATGATTTATTTAGAGAAAGATGGTTGAAGGTAGAGAATCGTCTTAACTCCCATATCACGCTAATGGGCTCAGAAGAATTACTTATAATACCAAATACTGAGGTTACAAATTGCAGCGTGTCAAATTTCTCTACATGTGTCGACATGAACTTGACACATCATGCTGGTGCAAAAGCAAGCTGATATGCTGTATTTACTCTTTATGCACAAGCAATCAAAGCACAGTGAATGGTCTTCAAATGTTATTGAATGCAATACTAAGGTAATACAGGACCAATTGTAACAGAAACAAAATGAAATTTCTGACGCACAAACTAAAGGGATGGAAACCCAATTTTAGAACACAAGGCGTATCATGCAATTCATAAGTGCCTAAAATTTTTACTTTACTCTATACCCTAGAATGAACACTTACACAATATTCCAGTTCAGAGCATCCCCATGAACTTCAACTTGGTTTTTTTCACATATCATTAATATTACagatataaaattataaaaatcagAACTTACCTGGCTAGTTTCATCATGCACCTGATACTTGGGTAGCGACAATCTTCTTTCCTCCTACACAAGTCAACAAATATTTGAGATAACCCTCAAACTCATATCTAGTAATGTAACATATATACCAAATGATCTCTAATGAGAATAACAACTAAAGAGAGGATGGAAAATATACCATTGACATTGCTTCATCATCCCACACCAGATAGACTTCATTTGCACCAGGTTGGGTGGCTGGTGCTTTATTATTAGAAGCGGGTGGAGGTACAGCCGCTGGACCTCCTGTACCTGGAACAGATGCATGCACAAGGAATTGATAAAGGAACAAAAGAACAAACATAAAGGACATACATAACAAAAGAATAAGCATAAACGACATCATCTATAAATGCCATATCAACCACTGTtgagttttatatattttatatatatataataagggCAACATACAGTGCATTCTCCTGAATtaagtatttcttttcaatATCAGAGCAAATGCTGTTGGTATTCCTCTTAATAGGAAACAGGATCATAATAACATGACTTGATTTGTCTAAATCCTCTTAAATTTCCTCTACAGAAATTGCCAtcacaaataataaaaatcTAGAGTCTCAATTTGCTTATATAGAAGGGTCATaagttgaaaggaaaatcaGCTCTTACCTTGGTTAGTAGCTGCATATCCTACTCCTGCAGGAGCAACTGATGGAGAGCTTGTTGGGATGCTTCCAGGTGCAACAGATGCTACATATGGAGAACTTACTGCACCGTTTCCAGCAGATGTACTGACAGGAAAGAGAGGTTGTGACACCTGAGGGGTAACAGGTGAAGGTACTCCAACATGGGCCATAGGGAACGAAGTCTGAAGTAAATTTGCAGGTGCTGATGTCATAGGAGCAGGCATGTTTTGAATTGGAAATAGTGGCTGTTGTGGTGCAAGCCCAGAAGCCATTTGAGGAACCGAAACTACTGGTTGTGTAAACCAAGGTTGCGGAGGTGGAGCAGGCCAGATTGGAGGTCTGGCCATCAATGGATTCAGTGCAGGGTTATACCTACAAACAAATgtgaaaattattttaaaaaatgttacaAAACAAGTATACAGAATATGAGCCTGCAATCATTGGATGAGTATGAACATTTCGAGTATACTGAAGAAAAAGAGATAACATACATAGGTGGAGCTACACCATAGGCCGGTCGTGGAGGATATACCATGCCCGCTGGATTGGGCATAACAGGAGGCCTTAGCGATGGCACTTCCACTTTGGCTACCTTCGATGAAGGGTCTTCCTCTGCATTTAGAACATGAACTAAATAAAGTTAACAAGTTCTTATAGGAAAATATATGGCTGGTTAAACTCACTGGAATATTTAATTCCTACACATGAATAATTTATCTGCAAATATGAAATTTCTCTCTTGCTTAGATTTGTCATGCTGTTTGGACGACAGGACTATAATTTCTACCACAATCTGTCACCACCAAGATGCCAACCCAACGAGTGGCACGAAAATGAATAGCTCTGCATTAAATCTTTTCAGCTAAATCACCGTAGACACTTAACTATAGCCTAGTctcaacaaataaataaataaaaacttgCATGTGTGTCGCCGTGTTTAATAGCAGTACCTTCTCCATAGTGGGCGGCCAACACATCTGGAGGAATCCCTTGCATCCCAAAGATCTCAATCTCTGTTGATTCCCTCTCAGGCTTTGCATTGGGAACCCTGTGGTCAAAATagttatatacatacatgtaagCAACAACATGGTAGAACATTAAAACCGCAAATACGCAAACACGGCAGTTGTATCATTTATTTCCCACTCAGATATTGCTAGCTGAGGGGAATAACTAGACAAGGTTTGACGGCCTAGAGGAAGTAAAGTGAATGCATCGAACGATAGCATCTTACAAAAAGGAAAAACGTTTATTTCCCACTCAGATATTGCTAGCTGAGGGGAATAACTAGACAAGGTTTGACGGCCTAGAGGAAGTAAAGTGAATGCATCGAACGATAGCATCttacaaaaaggaaaaactcaAGCAACCTATCTtatctcaaaagaaaaaaagaaataaattgcAATATAAAATCTAGCTTATGGTCCGGATGATCCAGCCCAAATTCTCAACCCCAAATTCGGCGATTCAGAAACGCGCAGCATGTATTCGATCTACTGCGGCACTAGAACAAATCGATCTAATCAATCGCGAAAAGCGTCATAATTGGGAGAGAACAGCAGTACGCCATCCAAAAATCTAGCTGGCCGAATCCGGGCTACGGGATTGAACCGGATGCAGATCGAGGGGATGGGGAGGaaagtgggggggggggggacgtaCTTGGTGACGGACTCCTTGTGGACCTGGAGGACGTGGATGGCCatgccgccggcggtggagagCTTCTTGTGGCAGACGTGGCACTTGAAGTGCTTGGCCTTCTGGTGCTGCACGAGGATCTTCTCGTCGTCGAACTCGCGGTCGCAGTAGTAGCAGAACACCTTCTCCAcgcgcttcttcttcttccccatcACGCGCGGTTCCCCctcgtccccctccccctcctctctcgcgGGCGATCGACgattctagggttagggtttcggcgaggcgaggcgaggcgagggcaCGAGCGCGGCGGggggaagacgaagacgaaggcgAGGCGGCTCTCTCCTTTGGTGTCGGATCGGGAGGCTGGCGTGTGGGGTTCAATGGATTTTTGTGTCCAGCCCCCTCGAATTTGTGGGGTTTTCTATCTTTCCCCTTCGCCGGACGTGCTGGAGTTGGTTGGGCCTCCAGTTCGTGTAACATATGGGCCTCAACTTGGGCCTGGTCATGTAATACATGGGCCTAGGCGTTGAAACGGTCAAGCACATCGAACAGGTCAGGTCAGTCAACGAGCGCGGAGATCCATGCACGCATGCGCTAGTAGGTAcgttcccctttttttttcgatttaTCAAGTGAAAGGAGTAGTTGCCAAAGCGGCCAACTTGGACAGAAAAAATAATTCCCACAAGACAACAAGCAGTCAAGTTGTGATATACTGTATTTGCCACATGACATCTTGGGTTGTTTAGTTTGATGTCATTTTaaaccatatattttttataaagttgATAAAAATGTGCgttcatttaattttttaatcaaactttgATAAATTCATAATAAATCCTATCAAAACTTAGCAATATTgttaaattgtcaaaattttaacattaccaaaatttgataagtctTTTTTTTGGCTGTAATATGAACAGCCACCTCATCCCGATCAGTGTACTACTTAAATCTTCGTTCTGATGGATCGATGAAATGTGGTAGTAGTGTGGTAGGCGTAGAAGAAAATGGGGTAGGTGTGTAGAAGGAGCGATTGTGCCAGCGATGACGATgcttccggcgacggcggcggcgctgctggtgctggtgctgcaGCTGATGTGGTCGGCGGAAGCGCAGGTGGCGGTGGGCTCAGGGCCGCCGGCGGGCTGCCCGGACAGGTGCGGCAACGTGAGCGTGCCGTTCCCGTTTGGCATCCGCGACGGGTGCTCCCTCGAGGGATTCGGCCTCACCTGCAACACCACGAGCAATCCCCCGCGCCTGATGATCGGCAACAGCACACTGCAAGTCGTCAACATCTCGCTGGCCAACTCCACGCTGCGCGCCGTCGACATCGACGGCGCCGTGAACATCACCTACGGGCAGATCGACGGCAACGGCACGTGGGTCGGCGTCGTCGCGAGCCCGTACATCGTGAACGAGACCCTGAACCAGCTCCTCGTCACGGGGTGCAACATCCAGGTAACCCTTGTCGGCAGCGGCGGGAACGTCATCTCCGGCTGCTCTTCCTTCTGCTCCATCAACGACATGTACACGGGTGGCGTGTTCAGAAGCCCAGGCAACAAGTGCGCGGGCATCGGTTGCTGCCAGCAGCAGGTCTCCATCGGCCGCCCCTCCTACCGCGTGGAATTGACGAACCTGGACAGGGATCGTGAGTTCAGCGGTAGGG is from Oryza sativa Japonica Group chromosome 9, ASM3414082v1 and encodes:
- the LOC4347855 gene encoding protein SUPPRESSOR OF FRI 4 isoform X2 — encoded protein: MGKKKKRVEKVFCYYCDREFDDEKILVQHQKAKHFKCHVCHKKLSTAGGMAIHVLQVHKESVTKVPNAKPERESTEIEIFGMQGIPPDVLAAHYGEEEDPSSKVAKVEVPSLRPPVMPNPAGMVYPPRPAYGVAPPMYNPALNPLMARPPIWPAPPPQPWFTQPVVSVPQMASGLAPQQPLFPIQNMPAPMTSAPANLLQTSFPMAHVGVPSPVTPQVSQPLFPVSTSAGNGAVSSPYVASVAPGSIPTSSPSVAPAGVGYAATNQGTGGPAAVPPPASNNKAPATQPGANEVYLVWDDEAMSMEERRLSLPKYQVHDETSQMNSVDAAIDRRISESRLAGRMAL
- the LOC4347854 gene encoding uncharacterized protein; translated protein: MDKAGGSGEAPPEPEPAAAATVKSIVVYPIKSCRGISVPQAAITSTGLRWDRPWLVMNSAGRAFTQRVEPKLALIEVEMPQEAFTEWQPTPDSHMVIRAPGLDPLKIPLGAKRATVDDVSIWEWSGSAYDEGDEAAEWFSSYFGKPTRLVRFNEASEIRETNPDYAQGYKVLFADDFPFLLASQGSVDALNSILKEPVPMNRFRPNIIVDGCHPYSEDLWKTIKIGKLTFLGVKLCDRCKVPTINQDNGIPGEEPTEALQALRSDEVLRPSHKNKRRVYFGQNLVCKESLSAKDEGRIIKVGDPVYVLESFPSSDEVPA
- the LOC4347855 gene encoding protein SUPPRESSOR OF FRI 4 isoform X1, with translation MGKKKKRVEKVFCYYCDREFDDEKILVQHQKAKHFKCHVCHKKLSTAGGMAIHVLQVHKESVTKVPNAKPERESTEIEIFGMQGIPPDVLAAHYGEEEDPSSKVAKVEVPSLRPPVMPNPAGMVYPPRPAYGVAPPMYNPALNPLMARPPIWPAPPPQPWFTQPVVSVPQMASGLAPQQPLFPIQNMPAPMTSAPANLLQTSFPMAHVGVPSPVTPQVSQPLFPVSTSAGNGAVSSPYVASVAPGSIPTSSPSVAPAGVGYAATNQGTGGPAAVPPPASNNKAPATQPGANEVYLVWDDEAMSMEERRLSLPKYQVHDETSQVSSDFYNFISVILMICEKNQVEVHGDALNWNIV
- the LOC107276553 gene encoding extensin-1, giving the protein MYPAMEEGSSYLRPLHFFSIFVAFASFSQCGARVLRPDELLLDHYYYHSSSSDPYYSTPILPPYGDAFSPPNPPPPPPPMSPSCLLPPIIPAPTFTYSSPPPPPLYYPPPPDISPSPPPSVTPLPPVVYPSPPEVTPSPPEIAPYPSPPEIVPSPPEITPYPSPPEIVPSPPEITPYPSPPEVVPGPPEINPYPSPPEIVPSPPEITPYPSPPEIVPSPPEITPYPSPPEIVPSPPEIAPSPPIVTPMPPIIYPSPPEVTPSPPEITPYPSPPEVTPGPPEITPYPSPPEITPSPPEITPYPSPPEVVPSPPKITPYPSPPEVTPSPPEITPYPSPPDIVPSPPSYEPSPPSYEPSPPEYAPEPPVYAPYPPGIFPSPPEYSPEPPSYVPSPPQYAPQPPSYVPSPPEYAPEPPVYAPYPPGITPSPPEYAPEPPPGPPGGGGGYLPPVVFPPPYASRGPPGRRAVWCVAKPSVPEGIIQPAMDYACGSGADCDSIQPSGPCFRPDTMIAHASYAFNSYWQRAKSNGATCDFGGTAMLITKDPSYGGCHYSTM
- the LOC4347853 gene encoding uncharacterized protein, with the translated sequence MEKAAGFLSSLLGGGEEVPPEPAATVRSILIYPIKSCRGISVPQAPITSTGFRWDRQWVVVNSKGRAYTQRVEPKLALVEVEMPPEAFAEEWRPTADSYLVGRAPGMDPLKIPLSAEQAIINDVSVWEWSGSAYDEGAEAAEWFSSYFGNPSRLVRFKEGSEIRPTNPDYAQGYKIMFTDCFPFLMASQGSLDALNEVLKEPVPMNRFRPNILVDGCHPYSEDLWKTIKINKLTFQGVKLCNRCKVPTINQENGILGTEPTETLLTFRSDEVLRPSHKNKRQVYFGQNLVCKESLSAKGKGRIIKVSDPVYVLERFPSSDEAPA